One window of the Thunnus albacares chromosome 3, fThuAlb1.1, whole genome shotgun sequence genome contains the following:
- the avpi1 gene encoding uncharacterized protein avpi1 gives MLRVSLTQTAEAYLSFLSSCLPPLYYPPVLPLFHHLDVLHPPGMAEAPASTPAENGLPVLWKHSNRRRRKSGCSNIFTGVNMHQLHRLFRTAGDRDAEHRAKLVWQGADADMEGAEEEKEKEGEERGDEAGLAQALVGLRVRARNKAGFRAEGHRDHTWLRTSGYLRIEEPLSGYSVEGEEVDRAPSPGEFLLANEEDIPENQNPFKPSSWRLGVARQEGARDSERYLHRILH, from the exons ATGCTCAGAGTTTCTCTCACTCAAACTGCGGAGG CTTACCTTTCCTTCCTGTCCTCTTGCCTTCCCCCTTTATATTATCCCCCAGTCCTGCCCTTATTTCACCATCTAGACGTTCTCCACCCTCCGGGCATGGCAGAGGCCCCAGCATCCACCCCCGCTGAGAATGGTCTGCCGGTGTTGTGGAAACACTCCAATCGACGCCGCAGGAAGTCTGGATGCTCCAACATCTTTACAGGGGTAAACATGCACCAGTTGCACCGGCTGTTCAGGACAGCAGgagacagagacgctgaacatCGGGCGAAACTGGTGTGGCAAGGGGCGGATGCAGACATGGaaggagcagaagaagagaaggagaaggaaggggaggagagaggggatgAGGCAGGGCTGGCCCAGGCCTTGGTGGGGCTCCGAGTCCGAGCAAGGAATAAAGCAGGCTTTAGGGCAGAAGGACACAGAGACCACACGTGGCTCAGAACATCAGGGTACCTCAG GATTGAGGAGCCATTATCTGGCTACAGTGTTGAGGGTGAGGAGGTTGACCGAGCACCCAGTCCGGGAGAATTTCTGCTGGCGAATGAAGAAGACATCCCAGAGAACCAAAATCCCTTCAAACCCTCCTCTTGGAGGTTGGGTGTGGCAAGGCAGGAGGGTGCCAGAGACTCTGAACGCTACCTTCACCGCATCCTCCACTAA
- the pi4k2a gene encoding phosphatidylinositol 4-kinase type 2-alpha, producing the protein MDETSPLVSPLRDSGDFSYCPTEPTSPRGAFGGTPGSVVRIPAGSPGRSRERQPLLDRDRGSSPREPHRNEFPEDPEFREIIRKAERAIEEGIYPERIYQGSSGSYFVKDSQGKIIGVFKPKNEEPYGQLNPKWTKWLQKLCCPCCFGRDCLVLNQGYLSEAGASLVDQKLELNIVPRTKVVYLASETFNYSAIDRVKSRGKRLALEKVPKVGQRFHRIGLPPKVGSFQLFVDGYKDADFWLRRFEAEPLPENTNRQLQLQFERLVVLDYIIRNTDRGNDNWLLKYDCPMDPVGNRDTDWVVVKDPIIKLAAIDNGLAFPLKHPDSWRAYPFYWAWLSQAKVPFSQEIRELVLPKLSDPNFIKDLEEDLYELFKKDPGFDRGQFHKQVAVMRGQILNLCQALKDGKTPLQLVQMPPVIVETARAPQRANSESYTQSFQSRRPFFTWW; encoded by the exons atggacgAGACGAGTCCGCTTGTCTCTCCGCTCCGGGACTCGGGTGATTTCAGCTACTGTCCCACAGAGCCCACCAGCCCGCGGGGCGCGTTTGGAGGCACGCCGGGCTCTGTGGTGCGCATCCCGGCTGGCAGTCCGGGGCGCAGCCGGGAGAGACAGCCGCTTCTGGACCGGGACCGTGGAAGCTCGCCGCGAGAGCCGCACAGGAACGAGTTCCCGGAGGATCCCGAGTTCAGAGAGATCATCCGAAAGGCCGAGCGAGCCATCGAGGAGGGTATCTACCCCGAGAGGATCTACCAGGGATCCAGTGGAAGCTATTTTGTCAAAGACTCACAGGGG AAGATCATCGGAGTGTTCAAACCTAAGAATGAGGAGCCCTATGGCCAGCTGAACCCAAAGTGGACTAAGTGGCTCCAGAAACTATGTTGTCCCTGCTGTTTTGGTCGTGACTGTTTGGTCCTGAACCAGGGTTACCTCTCCGAGGCTGGAGCCAGTCTGGTTGATCAGAAACTGGAGCTCAACATCGTTCCTAGGACCAAg GTAGTGTACCTAGCTAGTGAAACGTTCAACTACAGTGCCATAGACAGGGTCAAGTCTCGAGGAAAAAGGCTAGCCCTGGAGAAGGTGCCTAAAGTGGGCCAACGCTTCCACAGGATTGGACTACCACCCAAG GTCGGTTCCTTCCAGCTCTTTGTTGATGGGTACAAGGATGCAGATTTCTGGCTGCGGAGGTTCGAAGCGGAGCCTCTGCCTGAGAACACTAACCGTCAGCTTCAGCTGCAGTTTGAGCGGCTCGTAGTCCTCGATTACATCATCAGGAACACAG ATAGGGGAAATGACAACTGGCTGCTGAAGTATGATTGCCCCATGGACCCTGTCGGGAACAGG GACACAGACTGGGTGGTAGTAAAAGATCCTATCATCAAGCTGGCAGCCATAGACAACGGCCTCGCCTTCCCCCTCAAACACCCAGACTCCTGGAGAGCCT ACCCGTTCTACTGGGCGTGGCTCTCCCAGGCCAAAGTTCCTTTCTCCCAGGAAATCAGAGAGCTGGTCCTGCCCAAACTCTCTGATCCAAATTTCATCAAAGACCTTGAAGAGGACCTCTATGAACTCTTCAAG AAAGACCCTGGTTTCGACAGAGGACAGTTTCACAAACAAGTGGCTGTAATGAGGGGGCAG aTCCTGAACTTGTGCCAAGCCCTGAAGGATGGCAAAACACCCCTCCAGTTGGTCCAGATGCCCCCAGTAATCGTGGAAACAGCCAGAGCGCCTCAGAGAGCCAACAGTGAGTCCTACACACAGAGTTTCCAGAGCAGAAGACCCTTCTTCACCTGGTGGTAG
- the pgam1b gene encoding phosphoglycerate mutase 1b, translating into MAAYKLVLIRHGESCWNQENRFCGWFDADLSETGEQEAKRGGQALKDAGYEFDICYTSVLKRAIRTLWHVLDGIDQMWLPVHRTWRLNERHYGGLTGLNKAETAAKHGEAQVKIWRRSFDTPPPPMDEGHDFYQTISKDRRYADLTEDQLPTCESLKDTIARALPFWNEEIVPQIKEGKRVLIAAHGNSLRGIVKHLEGMSEEAIMELNLPTGIPIVYELDKNLKPLGPMQFLGDEETVKKAMAAVAAQGKAK; encoded by the exons ATGGCTGCGTACAAGCTGGTACTGATCCGCCATGGAGAGAGCTGCTGGAACCAGGAGAACCGCTTCTGCGGATGGTTCGACGCGGACCTGAGTGAGACCGGGGAACAGGAGGCgaagagaggaggacaggctTTGAAAG ACGCTGGCTATGAATTCGATATTTGCTACACCTCTGTCCTGAAGAGGGCCATCCGCACCCTGTGGCATGTTCTGGACGGCATCGACCAGATGTGGCTGCCCGTCCACCGGACCTGGCGCCTCAATGAGCGCCACTACGGTGGCCTGACCGGGCTGAACAAGGCTGAAACAGCAGCTAAACATGGAGAGGCTCAGGTCAAGATCTGGAGACGCTCTTTTgacaccccacccccacccatgGATGAGGGGCATGACTTCTATCAGACCATAAGCAAG GACCGGCGTTATGCCGACCTGACAGAGGATCAGCTTCCAACCTGTGAGAGCCTCAAGGACACCATTGCCAGGGCACTGCCTTTCTGGAACGAAGAGATTGTTCCACAGAtcaaagagggaaagagggtGCTGATTGCCGCCCATGGCAACAGTCTCCGTGGCATCGTCAAGCATCTTGAGG GTATGTCAGAGGAGGCCATCATGGAGCTGAACCTGCCCACAGGTATCCCCATTGTGTACGAGCTGGACAAAAACCTGAAGCCTTTAGGACCCATGCAGTTCCTGGGAGACGAGGAGACCGTAAAGAAGGCCATGGCAGCTGTGGCTGCTCAGGGCAAGGCCAAGTAA
- the exosc1 gene encoding exosome complex component CSL4 → MADRAGCPPSPNRPIRINPSLSSQPIDERSTLLENMSPMKLCVPGDKLCSVEDCIPGTGVYMRHGYIYSSLAGYVLRKNEGEELPVISVVRETEAQLLPDVGAIVTCKVTSINPRFAKVHILYVGSTPLKDRFRGTIRKEDVRATEKDKVETYKSFRPGDIVLAKVISLGDVQSNYLLTTAENELGVVVAHSEAGAQMIPISWCEMQCPRTHSKEFRKVARVQPEYLQA, encoded by the exons ATGGCGGACCGAGCTGGATGTCCTCCTTCTCCTAACCGACCAATCAGAATCAACCCGAGCCTTTCGTCACAGCCAATCGACGAACGGTCTACTCTTCTCGAAAACATGTCGCCCATGAAGCTGTGTGTTCCAG GTGACAAACTATGCAGTGTAGAAGACTGTATTCCCGGCACAGGAGTGTACATGCGGCACGGCTACATATACTCCTCATTAGCAGGCTATGTGCTCAGGAAGAACgagggagaggag ttACCAGTAATCTCAGTGGTGAGGGAAACAGAAGCACAACTACTACCAGATGTAGGAGCAATAGTCACCTGTAAG GTGACCAGCATCAACCCCAGATTCGCCAAGGTCCACATCCTTTATGTAGGCTCCACACCGCTCAAGGACCGCTTCAGAGGCACCATCAG AAAAGAAGACGTGCGAGCGACAGAGAAAGACAAG GTGGAGACCTACAAAAGTTTCAGACCTGGTGACATCGTCCTGGCGAAAGTG ATTTCTCTCGGTGATGTGCAGTCTAACTACCTGTTGACTACGGCGGAGAATGAACTGGGGGTGGTGGTGGCACACAGTGAAGCAG GTGCCCAGATGATTCCCATCAGCTGGTGTGAGATGCAGTGTCCTCGAACACATTCCAAAGAATTCCGCAAAGTGGCGCGAGTGCAGCCGGAGTATCTACAGGCATGA
- the knop1 gene encoding lysine-rich nucleolar protein 1 isoform X1, whose translation MFQTDSDEEVIFVSEKSAPKSSEITIDQAKRLALQREIDQESQPKQSAKTLKSQRSVAVERSEGKVKMKMEDEKNENPVKKEKKQKTGQASLAKNKNCTVDDLAEVKKEKKKGKRVEAVVNEEESWDGCGEQEKKKKKKKKEKVITDSLNDANGSDVMDGNDGVVSKKKTKKKKLAENENGQDSVQENGEEKSQKKDKKVKNKASQIQPENVKIEEEEENVPKKVKKEKNKMLVVSTEETEEHIKERKKKKNKTAEEVEINVTKKKTKAAENGVKLETPEGDVDEVEEVKVKKKKKKEVKTEHKAATKEDESEVETQEIKDNKKKKRAASDKDTPEAAIKEEMEERDKRKDKSTKSEVIIEEGKTKKKGKKEKRKNAVEVSGEEETEPKKKKKRKKADLNGEEPLILKCEEVEEEGQSSETLVIAAGDTSKKNKRKKSSPQEETQVEDVCSETGAKKKKKKKKIKEEVEDQHESPQVDVVFLSEKTGNTDEMTINQERRQALQKEIDKASQPQKPAKPSGFGQWSTAQFESSEQQQKFLRLMGGFKKSFQPAATSTGGANMAMGKDGQQQLQQKLLGEFERAQSRRMDFNNRGAGLGFTAPSNKKFAIDINACRSVRFDD comes from the exons atgtttcagaCGGATTCAGATGAGGAAGTGATCTTTGTTTCTGAAAAGTCTGCACCTAAATCCAGTGAGATTACCATTGATCAG GCGAAGCGACTGGCCCTGCAAAGAGAGATTGATCAGGAGTCCCAGCCCAAGCAGTCAGCCAAAACGCTG AAAAGCCAGAGGTCTGTTGCTGTGGAGCGGTCAGAGGGAAAGGTGAAAATGAAGATGGAGGATGAGAAGAATGAGAATCCtgtaaagaaagagaagaaacaaaagacaggACAAGCCTCTctagctaaaaacaaaaactgcactGTTGATGACTTAGCagaagtgaaaaaagaaaagaagaaaggcaAAAGAGTTGAGGCAGTGGTTAATGAAGAGGAGTCTTGGGATGGATGTGGTgaacaggagaagaagaagaagaaaaagaagaaggagaaagtaATCACTGACTCTTTAAATGATGCCAATGGTTCTGATGTCATGGATGGAAATGACGGAGTAGTCAgtaaaaagaagacaaaaaagaaaaagctggcTGAGAATGAGAATGGACAGGACTCGGTACAAGAAAACGGCGAGGAAAAGAGTCAGAAGAAGGATAAAAAAGTAAAGAATAAGGCTTCACAAATTCAaccagaaaatgtcaaaatagaggaagaggaggagaatgtGCCAAAGAAggttaagaaagaaaaaaataagatgtTAGTTGTGAGCACAGAGGAGACTGAGGAGCACattaaagaaaggaaaaagaagaaaaacaaaactgctgaagaagttgaaataaatgtaacgaaaaagaaaactaaagcAGCTGAGAACGGAGTGAAGTTAGAAACACCAGAGGGAGACGTGGATGAGGTTGAGGAggtgaaagtgaaaaagaagaaaaagaaagaagtcaaAACTGAACataaagctgcaactaaagaAGATGAAAGTGAAGTCGAAACACAGGAaatcaaagacaacaaaaagaagaaaagagcagcatCAGACAAAGATACGCCTGAAGCTGCAATTAAGGAGGAAatggaagagagagacaagagaaaagacaaatcCACAAAGAGTGAGGTTATCATAGAGGAagggaagacaaagaaaaaaggaaaaaaagagaagagaaaaaatgcTGTGGAGGTCAGCggagaagaggagacagagcccaagaagaagaagaagaggaaaaaggctGACTTAAACGGAGAAGAACCATTAATACTCAAATGTGAAGAAGTTGAGGAGGAGGGACAGAGTAGTGAAACTCTTGTGATAGCGGCCGGTGAcacaagcaagaaaaacaaaaggaagaagAGCTCACCTCAGGAGGAAACGCAGGTAGAGGATGTGTGTTCTGAAACCGGcgcaaaaaagaagaagaagaagaagaagatcaaAGAAGAGGTGGAAGACCaacat gagTCGCCCCAAGTGGATGTGGTCTTCCTGTCAGAGAAGACTGGAAACACTGATGAGATGACCATCAACCAG GAGAGAAGACAAGCTTTACAAAAGGAGATTGACAAAGCTTCTCAACCTCAAAAACCAGCTAAACCTTCG GGTTTCGGCCAGTGGAGCACGGCCCAGTTTGAAAGCTCTGAACAGCAGCAGAAGTTCCTCAGGTTGATGGGCGGCTTCAAAAAGAGTTTCCAGCCGGCTGCGACGAGCACCGGAGGAGCAAATATGGCAATGGGGAAAGATGGACAGCAGCAGTTACAGCAAAAGCTTTTGGGAGAGTTTGAACGCGCCCAGTCGCGCAGAATGGACTTCAATAACAGGGGGGCGGGACTCGGTTTCACTGCACCGTCCAATAAGAAGTTCGCCATCGACATCAATGCATGTCGATCAGTCCGCTTTGACGATTGA
- the knop1 gene encoding lysine-rich nucleolar protein 1 isoform X2, translating into MKMEDEKNENPVKKEKKQKTGQASLAKNKNCTVDDLAEVKKEKKKGKRVEAVVNEEESWDGCGEQEKKKKKKKKEKVITDSLNDANGSDVMDGNDGVVSKKKTKKKKLAENENGQDSVQENGEEKSQKKDKKVKNKASQIQPENVKIEEEEENVPKKVKKEKNKMLVVSTEETEEHIKERKKKKNKTAEEVEINVTKKKTKAAENGVKLETPEGDVDEVEEVKVKKKKKKEVKTEHKAATKEDESEVETQEIKDNKKKKRAASDKDTPEAAIKEEMEERDKRKDKSTKSEVIIEEGKTKKKGKKEKRKNAVEVSGEEETEPKKKKKRKKADLNGEEPLILKCEEVEEEGQSSETLVIAAGDTSKKNKRKKSSPQEETQVEDVCSETGAKKKKKKKKIKEEVEDQHESPQVDVVFLSEKTGNTDEMTINQERRQALQKEIDKASQPQKPAKPSGFGQWSTAQFESSEQQQKFLRLMGGFKKSFQPAATSTGGANMAMGKDGQQQLQQKLLGEFERAQSRRMDFNNRGAGLGFTAPSNKKFAIDINACRSVRFDD; encoded by the exons ATGAAGATGGAGGATGAGAAGAATGAGAATCCtgtaaagaaagagaagaaacaaaagacaggACAAGCCTCTctagctaaaaacaaaaactgcactGTTGATGACTTAGCagaagtgaaaaaagaaaagaagaaaggcaAAAGAGTTGAGGCAGTGGTTAATGAAGAGGAGTCTTGGGATGGATGTGGTgaacaggagaagaagaagaagaaaaagaagaaggagaaagtaATCACTGACTCTTTAAATGATGCCAATGGTTCTGATGTCATGGATGGAAATGACGGAGTAGTCAgtaaaaagaagacaaaaaagaaaaagctggcTGAGAATGAGAATGGACAGGACTCGGTACAAGAAAACGGCGAGGAAAAGAGTCAGAAGAAGGATAAAAAAGTAAAGAATAAGGCTTCACAAATTCAaccagaaaatgtcaaaatagaggaagaggaggagaatgtGCCAAAGAAggttaagaaagaaaaaaataagatgtTAGTTGTGAGCACAGAGGAGACTGAGGAGCACattaaagaaaggaaaaagaagaaaaacaaaactgctgaagaagttgaaataaatgtaacgaaaaagaaaactaaagcAGCTGAGAACGGAGTGAAGTTAGAAACACCAGAGGGAGACGTGGATGAGGTTGAGGAggtgaaagtgaaaaagaagaaaaagaaagaagtcaaAACTGAACataaagctgcaactaaagaAGATGAAAGTGAAGTCGAAACACAGGAaatcaaagacaacaaaaagaagaaaagagcagcatCAGACAAAGATACGCCTGAAGCTGCAATTAAGGAGGAAatggaagagagagacaagagaaaagacaaatcCACAAAGAGTGAGGTTATCATAGAGGAagggaagacaaagaaaaaaggaaaaaaagagaagagaaaaaatgcTGTGGAGGTCAGCggagaagaggagacagagcccaagaagaagaagaagaggaaaaaggctGACTTAAACGGAGAAGAACCATTAATACTCAAATGTGAAGAAGTTGAGGAGGAGGGACAGAGTAGTGAAACTCTTGTGATAGCGGCCGGTGAcacaagcaagaaaaacaaaaggaagaagAGCTCACCTCAGGAGGAAACGCAGGTAGAGGATGTGTGTTCTGAAACCGGcgcaaaaaagaagaagaagaagaagaagatcaaAGAAGAGGTGGAAGACCaacat gagTCGCCCCAAGTGGATGTGGTCTTCCTGTCAGAGAAGACTGGAAACACTGATGAGATGACCATCAACCAG GAGAGAAGACAAGCTTTACAAAAGGAGATTGACAAAGCTTCTCAACCTCAAAAACCAGCTAAACCTTCG GGTTTCGGCCAGTGGAGCACGGCCCAGTTTGAAAGCTCTGAACAGCAGCAGAAGTTCCTCAGGTTGATGGGCGGCTTCAAAAAGAGTTTCCAGCCGGCTGCGACGAGCACCGGAGGAGCAAATATGGCAATGGGGAAAGATGGACAGCAGCAGTTACAGCAAAAGCTTTTGGGAGAGTTTGAACGCGCCCAGTCGCGCAGAATGGACTTCAATAACAGGGGGGCGGGACTCGGTTTCACTGCACCGTCCAATAAGAAGTTCGCCATCGACATCAATGCATGTCGATCAGTCCGCTTTGACGATTGA
- the gprc5bb gene encoding G protein-coupled receptor, class C, group 5, member Bb — protein MAVSPFIIICFLSLTGYGSSHPSPPPRGCSENVEPPYRVLCDLESVWGVVLEAVACSGGLTSVVLSVLLLVKLRSISDPARRSGLGPLLLLLGTLLGLFTISLAFLVGKNQALCVVRRAFWGPLFALCFSSLLVQGVRLRRLVAGKSSPSGSSLAALGLALALVQGIISAEWVLLTVVREGHPACEYPPLDFALTCSYTLGLLLIAMGLSLGVVLCGGEFGAEGAGEEDREEESEKRRWKCNAVWLFLSCLASALLWVAWLGFYLYGSQALRVKGKGERLGGGGKKDVKVLDEPALAVALVIQGWILLLFHAIPEAHLCLRKPPQSNTQDFFDTSQTSPPPHFGDELPAHSHRPFPENQAFALEEHSATLRSGTYHSSHGSMRPGIAFRGHVYQPTEMALVMNGGTMPTAPVNYTGRRLW, from the exons ATGGCTGTCAGCCCTTTTATCATCATCTGCTTCCTATCGCTGACTGGCTATGGCTCATCCcacccttctcctcctcctcgagGGTGCAGTGAGAATGTGGAACCTCCGTACAGAGTGCTGTGTGACCTGGAGTCGGTTTGGGGTGTTGTTCTGGAGGCAGTGGCCTGTAGTGGCGGCCTCACCTCTGTGGTCCTCTCTGTGCTCCTGCTGGTCAAACTTCGCTCCATTTCTGACCCCGCCAGGCGCTCCGGCCTGGGGCCTCTGCTCCTGCTCCTGGGCACACTCCTCGGGCTTTTCACCATCTCTCTGGCCTTCCTGGTGGGGAAGAACCAGGCACTCTGTGTGGTCCGCAGGGCCTTTTGGGGGCCCCTCTTTGCCCTCTGCTTCTCCAGCTTGCTAGTCCAGGGGGTGAGGCTCAGGAGGCTGGTGGCTGGCAAGTCGAGCCCATCGGGCAGCTCCCTGGCAGCGCTGGGTCTGGCCTTGGCCTTGGTTCAGGGGATCATTTCTGCCGAATGGGTCCTGCTGACAGTCGTTAGGGAAGGTCACCCAGCCTGCGAATATCCACCTTTAGACTTTGCTCTGACATGCAGCTACACCCTGGGGCTGCTTCTCATAGCCATGGGGCTTTCCCTGGGGGTGGtgctctgtggaggagagttcGGGGCAGAGGGAGCAGGTGAGGAAGAtagagaagaagagagtgaaAAACGGAGATGGAAGTGTAACGCTGTCTGGCTCTTCCTGTCCTGTCTGGCATCAGCATTGCTATGGGTGGCCTGGCTGGGGTTTTATCTTTACGGCAGCCAGGCACTGAGGGTGAAAGGGAAAGGGGAAAGattgggaggaggaggaaagaaggatGTAAAGGTGTTGGACGAGCCTGCGCTAGCGGTGGCCCTGGTCATTCAGGGCTGGATTCTGCTGCTGTTCCACGCTATTCCAGAGGCGCACCTGTGTCTCCGTAAACCTCCACAATCCAACACGCAAGATTTCTTTGACACCAGTCAGACGTCCCCTCCTCCACATTTCGGAGATGAGCTCCCTGCACACTCTCACCGGCCCTTCCCAGAAAACCAGGCCTTTGCTCTGGAGGAGCACAGTGCAA CTCTCCGAAGTGGAACATACCACAGCAGCCATGGGAGTATGCGTCCTGGCATTGCCTTCAGAGGTCACGTCTACCAACCAACTGAAATGGCTCTAGTCATGAATGGTGGCACA ATGCCCACAGCCCCAGTTAACTACACTGGACGACGATTATGGTAA